One region of Sphingomonas kaistensis genomic DNA includes:
- the trpA gene encoding tryptophan synthase subunit alpha, translating to MSRYAQMFERLKQRNEGAFGVFLMLGDPDKETSARLLDRVVEAGADMVEVGIPYSDPVADGPVIQAASERALAAGMRVDDSFDLIRGLRERNPAVPIGILTYANILHARGREKFMADAAEAGADSILVADVPSLEAIPYSEAARAAGLELVMIAAPNTPPPVLQRIAALSGGYTYCVARAGVTGTSTTLALDHDALFAGLAEAGAPPPVLGFGISTPEQVRQALASGAVGVIAGSALVKCGADADALGELVTALKGATGLLNQ from the coding sequence ATGAGCCGCTACGCGCAGATGTTCGAACGACTGAAGCAGCGTAATGAAGGGGCGTTCGGTGTTTTCCTGATGCTGGGCGATCCCGACAAGGAAACCAGCGCGCGCCTGCTCGATCGCGTGGTCGAGGCTGGCGCGGACATGGTCGAGGTCGGCATCCCCTACAGCGACCCGGTCGCCGATGGTCCGGTGATCCAGGCCGCGTCCGAGCGGGCGCTGGCGGCAGGGATGCGGGTCGACGACAGTTTCGACCTGATCCGCGGGCTTCGCGAACGGAATCCGGCGGTGCCGATCGGCATCCTCACCTATGCCAACATCCTCCACGCCCGCGGGCGGGAGAAGTTCATGGCCGACGCTGCCGAAGCGGGGGCGGATTCGATCCTCGTGGCCGACGTGCCGAGCCTTGAGGCGATCCCCTACAGCGAGGCGGCCAGAGCGGCGGGGCTGGAACTGGTGATGATCGCCGCGCCCAACACGCCTCCGCCGGTGCTGCAGCGAATCGCGGCGCTGTCGGGCGGCTACACCTATTGCGTGGCCCGGGCCGGGGTGACCGGGACCAGCACCACGCTTGCACTTGATCATGACGCCCTGTTCGCCGGCCTCGCCGAGGCGGGAGCACCGCCGCCGGTGCTCGGCTTCGGCATCTCGACGCCGGAGCAGGTCCGCCAGGCACTGGCCAGCGGCGCGGTGGGAGTGATCGCCGGATCGGCGCTGGTGAAGTGCGGCGCGGACGCCGACGCGCTCGGCGAACTTGTCACCGCCCTCAAGGGCGCTACTGGCCTCCTGAACCAGTAA
- the trpB gene encoding tryptophan synthase subunit beta encodes MKHDGRFGRFGGCFVPEILVPALEQLEAAFLEAEGDAAFQSELEELLTTYAGRPTPLTRCRNLGKGTQARIYLKREDLLHGGAHKTNQVLGQALLAKRMGKRRLIAETGAGQHGVATALAGALFGLETEIFMGADDVARQQLNVFRMELMGAKVVPVTAGDRTLKDAVNEALRDWTATFADTHYLLGTAAGPHPFPTMVRQFQRVIGKEARAQVLEIEGRLPDVVTACVGGGSNAIGMFADFVADDGVRLVGCEAAGKGLHGHEHGATILKGTPGILHGTETLLLQDSDGQIADTWSMSAGLDYPGVGPEHAFLKESERAEYVGITDADALAAFQALSRSEGIIPAFESAHAIAFALAEAERAEKDTIILVNLSGRGDKDMASAVKLLKPEAAQ; translated from the coding sequence ATGAAGCATGACGGACGTTTCGGCCGGTTCGGGGGATGCTTCGTGCCCGAAATCCTGGTCCCCGCACTCGAGCAATTGGAAGCGGCCTTCCTCGAAGCCGAGGGCGACGCCGCCTTCCAGTCAGAGCTTGAGGAACTGCTTACCACTTATGCCGGGCGGCCGACCCCGCTGACCCGCTGCCGCAACCTCGGCAAGGGCACGCAAGCGCGCATCTATCTCAAGCGCGAGGACCTCCTTCACGGCGGTGCGCACAAGACCAACCAGGTGCTCGGCCAGGCCCTGCTGGCCAAGCGGATGGGCAAGCGCCGGCTGATCGCCGAGACGGGCGCTGGCCAGCATGGCGTTGCGACGGCGCTTGCGGGCGCCCTGTTCGGGCTGGAAACCGAGATCTTCATGGGTGCGGACGATGTCGCCCGGCAGCAGCTGAACGTGTTCCGGATGGAGCTGATGGGGGCCAAGGTGGTGCCGGTCACCGCCGGCGACCGGACGCTCAAGGACGCGGTCAACGAAGCGCTGCGCGACTGGACCGCGACCTTTGCCGACACCCATTATCTGCTCGGCACCGCCGCCGGGCCGCACCCTTTCCCGACCATGGTCCGCCAGTTCCAGCGGGTGATCGGCAAGGAGGCGCGCGCCCAGGTGCTGGAAATCGAGGGCCGCCTGCCCGACGTGGTCACCGCCTGCGTCGGCGGCGGGTCCAACGCGATCGGCATGTTCGCCGACTTCGTCGCCGACGACGGCGTACGGCTGGTCGGCTGCGAGGCGGCGGGCAAGGGACTGCACGGGCACGAGCATGGCGCGACCATCCTCAAGGGCACGCCGGGCATCCTGCACGGGACCGAGACCCTGCTGCTGCAGGACAGCGACGGGCAGATCGCGGACACCTGGTCGATGTCGGCCGGGCTCGACTATCCCGGCGTCGGACCGGAGCATGCGTTTCTCAAGGAGAGCGAGCGGGCGGAATATGTCGGGATCACCGACGCCGATGCGCTGGCGGCGTTCCAGGCGCTATCGCGATCGGAGGGGATCATCCCCGCCTTCGAAAGCGCCCATGCGATCGCCTTTGCCCTGGCCGAAGCGGAGCGGGCGGAGAAGGACACGATCATCCTGGTTAACCTGTCGGGCCGGGGGGACAAGGACATGGCCAGCGCGGTCAAGCTGCTGAAGCCGGAGGCCGCGCAATGA
- the trpCF gene encoding bifunctional indole-3-glycerol-phosphate synthase TrpC/phosphoribosylanthranilate isomerase TrpF, translating into MADVLGQIIAHKRTEVAARLRGFDPTGIAPTTRSLRAALGRPGARFLMEVKRASPSGHRSPHSVETAIEAYAGVADGVSCLTDQRFFGGSFHALETVRARFDGPLLAKDFVVDPRQVAEARRHGADAVLCMLSVLGDDEARGVMAEAERLGMDVLVEVHDEAELARALGLGATLVGINNRDLKTLTTDLAVTERLAKLVPDHVTLVSESGVATRADVERLGAHADAFLVGSSLMAADNVFEAARALVFGRVKVCGLTRLEDVAAVAAAGSTHAGIIVVPGTPRAVAREQARALAEAIRGAGMKPTYVFRNEEPRDAAVVAQALDLAVVQLHGQETPSAVAELRNGFEGEIWTAGFEERGGDRLLFDSPGGGTGASCDWGAVAAHPARASAFLAGGIGPDNARAAQATGVYGLDASSRLESAPGIKDHDKIRALFDALRLPDRRISDEA; encoded by the coding sequence GTGGCTGACGTGCTCGGGCAGATCATCGCGCACAAGCGGACGGAGGTGGCGGCCCGGCTGCGCGGCTTCGACCCGACCGGGATTGCGCCGACCACCCGCAGCCTGCGTGCGGCGCTGGGCCGGCCGGGCGCCCGCTTCCTGATGGAAGTGAAGCGCGCTTCGCCCTCGGGCCATCGCTCGCCGCACTCGGTGGAGACGGCGATCGAGGCCTATGCGGGGGTCGCCGACGGGGTGAGCTGCCTGACCGACCAGCGCTTCTTCGGTGGCTCGTTCCATGCGCTGGAGACGGTCCGCGCGCGGTTCGACGGACCGCTGCTGGCCAAGGATTTCGTGGTCGACCCCCGCCAGGTGGCCGAGGCGCGGCGGCATGGCGCGGACGCGGTGCTGTGCATGCTGTCGGTGCTGGGCGACGACGAAGCGCGCGGCGTGATGGCGGAGGCCGAGCGGCTTGGCATGGACGTTCTGGTCGAGGTCCATGACGAGGCGGAGCTTGCCCGCGCGCTTGGCCTAGGCGCGACATTGGTCGGGATCAACAACCGTGACTTGAAGACGCTGACCACCGATCTGGCGGTGACCGAGCGGCTGGCGAAGCTTGTGCCGGACCATGTCACCTTGGTCAGCGAATCGGGAGTGGCGACGCGGGCCGACGTCGAACGGCTTGGCGCCCATGCCGACGCCTTCCTGGTCGGATCGTCGCTGATGGCGGCGGACAACGTGTTCGAGGCGGCCCGCGCATTGGTGTTCGGGCGGGTAAAGGTTTGCGGGCTGACCAGGTTGGAGGACGTCGCAGCGGTGGCTGCAGCCGGCTCGACCCATGCCGGGATCATCGTCGTGCCCGGCACGCCGCGGGCCGTCGCCCGAGAGCAGGCCCGCGCCCTGGCGGAGGCGATCCGCGGCGCGGGGATGAAGCCGACCTACGTGTTCCGCAACGAGGAACCGCGCGATGCCGCGGTGGTCGCACAGGCTCTCGATCTCGCGGTGGTGCAGCTCCACGGCCAGGAAACGCCCTCGGCGGTGGCCGAACTGCGCAACGGCTTCGAGGGCGAGATCTGGACCGCTGGCTTCGAGGAGCGCGGCGGCGACCGCCTCCTGTTCGATTCGCCCGGCGGCGGGACCGGCGCGAGCTGCGACTGGGGCGCGGTCGCCGCGCACCCGGCCAGGGCCAGCGCCTTCCTGGCCGGGGGAATCGGCCCCGACAACGCCCGCGCGGCGCAGGCGACAGGGGTCTATGGCCTCGATGCCAGCTCGCGGCTCGAATCGGCGCCGGGCATCAAGGATCACGACAAGATACGGGCGCTGTTCGACGCGCTGCGACTTCCCGACCGGAGAATTTCTGATGAAGCATGA
- the trpD gene encoding anthranilate phosphoribosyltransferase yields MTQTAHYTAVIPATPPVDAGPVPNPLPRLLAGEDLSADDSQHLFERLVLGRLEPGEIGGMLIALRMKGETPEEMIGAAQALLAAATPFERPDGLFADCCGTGGDGSGTINVSTAAGFVAAAGGLKVAKHGNRSVSSRCGSADVLEALGARIELDPAQARQVLDETGFTFLFAPAYHSGMKHAAIVRRQLSVRTVMNLLGPCVNPARPPVQLLGVADARMLRRIAQVLQALGVSHALVVHGAGLDEVALHAETRAIRLRDGELEELVLTPEDAGFERMPLKALEGGDPADNAKRLRDLLEGGGSRAEQQAVALNAGALLWTAGLAPSFAGGAGKALDLLVTGAAGRTLHGFVEATRG; encoded by the coding sequence ATGACCCAGACCGCCCACTATACCGCCGTCATTCCGGCCACCCCGCCGGTCGACGCCGGGCCCGTTCCCAATCCCTTGCCGCGCCTGCTGGCGGGCGAGGATCTGAGCGCCGACGACAGCCAGCACCTATTCGAGCGGCTGGTGCTGGGACGGCTCGAGCCGGGCGAGATCGGCGGCATGCTGATCGCGCTCCGAATGAAGGGCGAGACGCCCGAGGAGATGATCGGCGCGGCGCAGGCGCTGCTGGCGGCGGCGACCCCGTTCGAACGGCCGGACGGCCTGTTCGCCGACTGTTGCGGCACTGGGGGAGACGGGTCGGGGACGATCAACGTGTCGACGGCGGCGGGCTTTGTCGCGGCGGCGGGCGGGCTCAAAGTCGCCAAGCATGGCAATCGCTCGGTCTCCAGCCGCTGCGGGTCGGCCGACGTCCTCGAGGCGCTTGGGGCGCGGATCGAGCTCGACCCGGCGCAGGCGCGGCAAGTGCTCGACGAGACCGGCTTCACCTTTCTCTTCGCGCCCGCCTACCATTCGGGAATGAAGCATGCGGCAATCGTGCGCCGGCAACTCAGCGTGCGGACGGTGATGAACCTGCTCGGCCCCTGCGTGAACCCGGCCCGGCCGCCGGTGCAGCTGCTGGGCGTTGCGGACGCCCGGATGCTGCGGCGGATCGCGCAGGTGCTTCAGGCGCTGGGGGTCAGCCATGCGCTGGTGGTGCATGGCGCGGGACTGGACGAGGTGGCGCTGCACGCGGAAACCCGCGCGATCCGGCTGAGGGACGGCGAGCTCGAGGAGCTGGTGCTGACCCCCGAGGATGCCGGCTTTGAACGGATGCCCTTGAAAGCGCTCGAGGGCGGCGATCCGGCCGATAATGCGAAGCGGCTGCGCGATCTGCTGGAGGGCGGCGGAAGCCGGGCGGAGCAGCAGGCGGTAGCGCTGAACGCGGGCGCCTTGCTGTGGACCGCCGGGCTGGCGCCAAGCTTTGCCGGAGGCGCGGGCAAGGCGCTCGACCTGCTCGTCACGGGCGCGGCGGGGCGGACACTGCATGGTTTCGTCGAGGCGACCCGTGGCTGA
- a CDS encoding 2-dehydropantoate 2-reductase, with product MSGKIVIAGAGSIGCFIGGLLALGGAEVVLLARPRIADEITAGGLTLTSFEGWSERLEPGRIRVDTDPAAALTGAGLVLVTVKSGDTAGMAELIAAHAPADAAVISLQNGLGNADLLRAALPGREVHAGMVSFNVLHRGHGRFHRGTSGPLVIAADAPPLVAPHLDIIAHDDMAAVLAGKLVYNLNNALNALSGLTLREQLGDRRWRRILAAAQDEALAVLRAEGIAPWSLGKIPVTRFPRLLRLPDFLFRIVARRGVRIDAAARSSMWEDLQRGRLTEIDELQGTVVARAAALGLPAPVNRAIAEAIRGAERAAEGSPRLDPNLLLARLS from the coding sequence GTGAGCGGAAAGATCGTCATCGCCGGGGCCGGAAGCATCGGCTGCTTCATCGGTGGCCTGCTCGCCCTTGGCGGTGCCGAGGTCGTCCTGCTGGCCCGCCCGCGCATCGCCGACGAGATCACCGCCGGTGGCCTTACCCTCACCAGCTTCGAAGGGTGGAGCGAGCGGCTGGAGCCCGGCCGGATCAGGGTCGACACCGATCCCGCCGCAGCGTTGACCGGGGCCGGGCTCGTGCTGGTCACGGTGAAGAGCGGCGACACGGCCGGGATGGCCGAACTGATCGCCGCCCATGCGCCCGCTGACGCCGCCGTGATCAGTCTCCAGAACGGGCTTGGCAATGCCGACCTGCTGCGCGCCGCGCTTCCGGGCCGCGAGGTCCATGCCGGCATGGTCAGCTTCAATGTGCTGCACCGGGGCCACGGCCGGTTCCATCGCGGCACCTCCGGTCCGCTGGTGATCGCGGCCGATGCGCCGCCCCTCGTCGCCCCCCATCTCGACATCATTGCCCATGACGACATGGCCGCGGTGCTTGCGGGCAAGCTCGTCTACAACCTCAACAATGCACTGAACGCCCTGTCCGGCCTGACCCTGCGCGAACAGCTTGGCGACCGTCGCTGGCGCCGCATCCTCGCCGCCGCGCAGGACGAGGCGCTGGCGGTGTTGCGGGCCGAGGGGATCGCCCCGTGGAGCCTCGGCAAGATTCCGGTCACTCGATTCCCGCGCCTGCTGCGCCTGCCCGACTTCCTGTTCCGAATCGTCGCCAGGCGCGGGGTCCGGATCGACGCCGCCGCGCGTTCCTCGATGTGGGAAGATCTCCAGCGCGGCCGGTTGACCGAGATCGACGAGCTGCAAGGCACCGTGGTCGCTCGGGCCGCCGCACTTGGCCTTCCCGCACCGGTCAACCGGGCCATTGCCGAGGCGATCCGCGGCGCCGAACGCGCTGCCGAGGGCAGTCCGCGGCTCGATCCGAACCTGCTTCTGGCCCGGCTTTCTTAA
- a CDS encoding putative bifunctional diguanylate cyclase/phosphodiesterase produces the protein MYEAPDRYKRMIAARLPDGESAGFARESGSAASPLKDVQLIARGQLAPFFALTNIAAACLFTAALWGSISPVLLLGWAGLVAAANYLAMRWSQSQAVTCVGRAGQSVPLTMMIGDVVLRAGLWLSLPVYLFPTLSTTGQIIAGTLIAGVGIAGLGLVVVFACAVAWMSAFTAGLVIALLFMHSTIELQQLLAMLFVPGVSIIGILTVARWAAAQLKTSADMGSQSESASLLLQEYEQRGVGWLWQVDADNRVIYISSRMGSLIGKPSTQILGHSLPSLLGGHSDLGQVLLDKQTFTNLEMELRTARGNRWISLSGDPIIDTAGRFEGFRGVGLDITDVRHTQERLTHLANVDVLSGLPNRGRVRQLLGDALRGATAGNVPCAIMFLDLDGFKPVNDTFGHPKGDAVLQAVAKRLCDEVAADGHVGRLGGDEFAIVIPDGQSRRKVEQLADRIIVAIAEPYSIDGTEIRIGVSVGCAFGPIDGATVDDLILKADLALYQAKDAGRGVVRYFSSELQSEQEDRVRLEADLRAALESRQFYLAFQPLVSAKNQKLVGFEALVRWNHPRRGFVPPNVFIPVAEECGLMGPLGELIIEEACRAAATWPAPITVALNVSPKQIILPNLPNVVSQALARHKLPGNRIELEVTEGVFLDSSSRSLDILGRLRALGVGIALDDFGTGYSSIGYLNKAVFHKLKIDGSFVRDAGTRPGNVAIIKSIVQLAKDFRMSVTAEGVETAEDFERMRELGCDTIQGYLFGKPLSYDRANQLVMGLDARKLAS, from the coding sequence ATGTACGAAGCCCCCGACCGTTACAAGCGAATGATCGCCGCTCGGCTTCCCGACGGCGAATCGGCTGGATTTGCCCGCGAAAGCGGCTCTGCGGCGTCTCCGCTGAAGGATGTGCAGCTGATCGCCCGCGGCCAGCTCGCCCCCTTCTTCGCGCTCACCAACATCGCCGCGGCCTGCCTGTTCACGGCAGCCCTGTGGGGTTCGATCTCGCCGGTGCTGCTGCTCGGCTGGGCGGGCCTCGTCGCGGCGGCGAACTACCTCGCCATGCGCTGGAGCCAGAGCCAGGCGGTGACCTGCGTCGGGCGGGCCGGCCAATCGGTGCCGCTGACCATGATGATCGGCGACGTGGTGCTCCGCGCCGGCCTGTGGCTGAGCCTTCCGGTCTATCTCTTCCCGACCCTGTCGACGACCGGGCAGATCATTGCCGGAACCCTGATCGCCGGGGTCGGTATCGCCGGGCTCGGCCTGGTCGTGGTGTTCGCCTGTGCGGTGGCTTGGATGAGTGCCTTCACCGCCGGTCTGGTGATTGCCCTGCTGTTCATGCATTCGACGATCGAGCTCCAGCAATTGCTGGCCATGCTGTTCGTACCGGGCGTGTCGATCATCGGCATCCTCACCGTCGCGCGGTGGGCCGCCGCCCAGCTCAAGACCAGCGCCGACATGGGCTCGCAATCCGAAAGCGCCTCGCTGCTGCTGCAGGAATATGAGCAGCGCGGTGTCGGCTGGCTGTGGCAGGTCGATGCCGACAACCGCGTCATCTACATCTCCAGCCGGATGGGCTCGCTGATCGGCAAGCCGTCGACCCAGATCCTCGGCCATTCGCTGCCGTCGCTGCTCGGCGGCCATTCCGACCTCGGCCAGGTCCTGCTCGACAAGCAGACCTTCACCAACCTCGAGATGGAGTTGCGCACCGCGCGCGGCAATCGCTGGATCTCGCTGTCGGGCGACCCGATCATCGACACCGCCGGCCGGTTCGAAGGCTTCCGCGGCGTCGGGCTCGACATCACCGACGTCCGCCACACCCAGGAACGGCTGACCCACCTCGCCAATGTCGACGTGCTATCGGGCCTGCCCAACCGTGGCCGGGTCCGCCAGCTGCTCGGCGATGCGCTGCGCGGCGCCACCGCGGGCAATGTCCCCTGCGCGATCATGTTCCTCGACCTCGACGGGTTCAAGCCGGTCAACGACACCTTCGGCCACCCCAAGGGCGACGCGGTGCTGCAGGCGGTCGCCAAGCGGCTGTGCGACGAAGTCGCGGCCGACGGCCATGTCGGGCGCCTCGGCGGCGACGAATTCGCGATCGTCATTCCCGACGGGCAAAGCCGCCGCAAGGTCGAGCAGCTTGCCGACCGGATCATCGTCGCCATCGCCGAGCCTTATTCGATCGACGGCACCGAAATCCGCATCGGCGTATCGGTCGGCTGCGCGTTCGGCCCGATCGACGGCGCCACCGTCGACGACCTCATCCTCAAGGCCGACCTCGCGCTGTATCAAGCCAAGGACGCCGGCCGCGGGGTGGTGCGCTATTTCAGTTCCGAACTGCAGAGCGAGCAGGAAGACCGGGTCCGGCTCGAGGCCGACCTCCGCGCCGCGCTTGAATCACGCCAATTCTACCTCGCCTTCCAGCCCTTGGTCAGCGCCAAGAATCAGAAGTTGGTCGGGTTCGAGGCGCTGGTCCGCTGGAACCACCCGCGCCGCGGCTTCGTGCCGCCCAACGTGTTCATCCCCGTGGCCGAGGAATGCGGCCTGATGGGTCCGCTCGGCGAGCTGATCATTGAGGAAGCCTGCCGCGCCGCCGCGACCTGGCCCGCCCCGATCACCGTCGCGCTGAACGTCAGCCCCAAGCAGATCATCCTGCCCAACCTGCCCAACGTGGTCAGCCAGGCGCTTGCCCGCCACAAGCTGCCGGGCAACCGGATCGAGCTGGAAGTGACCGAAGGCGTGTTCCTCGACAGCTCGAGCCGCAGCCTCGACATCCTTGGCCGCCTCCGCGCGCTTGGCGTCGGAATCGCGCTGGACGATTTCGGGACCGGCTATTCCTCGATCGGCTATTTGAACAAGGCGGTGTTCCATAAACTGAAGATCGACGGCAGCTTCGTGCGCGATGCCGGCACCCGCCCGGGCAACGTCGCGATCATCAAGTCGATCGTCCAGCTCGCCAAGGACTTCCGCATGTCGGTCACCGCCGAAGGTGTCGAGACGGCCGAGGATTTCGAGCGGATGCGCGAACTGGGCTGCGACACCATCCAAGGCTATCTGTTCGGCAAGCCCTTGTCCTACGACCGCGCCAACCAGCTGGTCATGGGCCTCGACGCCCGCAAGCTCGCCAGCTAG
- a CDS encoding PAS domain-containing protein — translation MANKGGDLLTEALGGFDFKRILGIADALPMPLALIDRNERYLFCNQALAEFLERPRSDILGHGIGEVIGKAAYEIRKPLIAAALKGERQWFAAQYDHPSRGTVAIQTQYLPQVEADGSISGIVILVTDVTEQRVAERALRESEARFRRIANNAPVIMWVTRLDRHREFVNDEYLSFTGVARDQVNAHEWRDFIHPDDFERVVVESMAGEASRRPFSLEARYKRADGAYRWLSSVSSPRFGPDGELIGFIGAAFDVTVAKEAERELRQQVDERTAEVRESEVRLRAIFDSVREVVVLLEPDGTVIQLNRTEASWRDKRADEAIGKKLWEAPTLSAYPEHKEAVSGAIALAATGVPVTRDIILERAGSPTAYLDVSFRPVADRDGSVMYILFEARDVTELKAAQEQLRQSQKMEALGQLTGGIAHDFNNLLTVVVGGLDLIVRRAEDPKLQRYAKNALEAAERGARLTAQLLAFSRVQRLEVRPTLVAPLIANMRPLLRNVLGPGIEKRIQLDDAAIPVLADPTQLELAVLNLAINARDAMPEGGLLSITTSPVTVSDDPELEAGDYVELSIGDTGSGMPEEVVARAFEPFFTTKEVGKGTGLGLSMVYGVARQSGGTARIESRPGEGTTVRLYFRHAEGSQAKLEAEAVAEESEDQAAEPAARVLVVDDDPDVRGFVVASLEDLGYQVAEAADGEAALTEYRREMPDLVVLDYLMPGMSGADVAREIRQAAPEQRILFVSGYNETDAIRAAAPGAALLAKPFRTEALAACVRKVLSGG, via the coding sequence ATGGCGAACAAGGGCGGGGACTTGCTGACAGAAGCGCTTGGAGGGTTCGACTTCAAGCGCATCCTCGGCATTGCCGATGCCCTGCCGATGCCGCTGGCGCTGATCGACCGCAACGAGCGCTACCTGTTCTGCAACCAGGCGCTGGCCGAATTCCTGGAACGGCCGCGGAGCGACATTCTCGGGCATGGGATCGGCGAGGTGATCGGCAAGGCGGCCTACGAGATCCGCAAGCCGCTGATCGCCGCCGCGCTGAAGGGCGAGCGGCAGTGGTTCGCCGCGCAGTATGATCACCCCAGCCGCGGCACGGTGGCAATCCAGACCCAGTATCTTCCGCAGGTCGAGGCCGACGGGTCGATCTCGGGGATCGTGATCCTGGTCACCGACGTGACCGAGCAACGGGTCGCCGAGCGGGCCTTGCGCGAATCCGAGGCGCGCTTCCGGCGGATCGCCAACAATGCCCCGGTGATCATGTGGGTGACCCGGCTCGACCGGCACCGCGAGTTCGTCAACGACGAATATCTCAGTTTTACCGGGGTCGCCCGCGACCAGGTCAATGCGCACGAATGGCGCGACTTCATCCATCCCGACGATTTCGAGCGAGTGGTGGTGGAAAGCATGGCCGGCGAGGCCAGCCGGCGGCCCTTCAGCCTGGAAGCGCGCTACAAGAGGGCGGACGGGGCCTATCGCTGGCTGAGTTCGGTGTCCTCGCCCCGGTTCGGGCCGGACGGGGAGCTGATCGGGTTCATCGGTGCGGCCTTCGACGTCACGGTGGCCAAGGAGGCCGAGCGCGAGCTTCGCCAGCAGGTCGACGAGCGCACCGCCGAGGTCCGCGAAAGCGAAGTCCGTCTCCGCGCCATCTTCGACAGCGTGCGCGAAGTGGTGGTGCTGCTCGAGCCCGACGGGACTGTGATCCAGCTCAACCGCACCGAAGCGAGCTGGCGCGACAAGCGCGCCGACGAGGCAATCGGCAAGAAATTGTGGGAAGCTCCGACCCTCTCCGCCTACCCGGAGCATAAGGAGGCCGTCAGCGGCGCCATTGCACTGGCGGCGACCGGGGTGCCGGTCACGCGCGACATCATTCTCGAGCGGGCGGGCTCGCCTACGGCTTATCTTGACGTGTCCTTCCGCCCGGTCGCCGACCGTGACGGGTCGGTCATGTACATCCTGTTCGAAGCGCGCGACGTCACCGAGCTCAAGGCCGCGCAGGAGCAGCTTCGCCAGAGCCAGAAGATGGAAGCGCTGGGCCAGCTGACCGGCGGTATCGCGCACGACTTCAACAACCTCCTGACGGTGGTGGTCGGCGGGCTCGACCTGATCGTCCGCCGGGCCGAGGACCCCAAGCTGCAGCGCTACGCCAAGAATGCGCTTGAGGCGGCCGAGCGCGGTGCGCGGCTGACGGCGCAATTGCTGGCGTTCAGCCGCGTCCAGCGGCTCGAGGTGCGACCGACCCTGGTGGCGCCATTGATCGCAAACATGCGCCCATTGCTGCGCAACGTGCTGGGGCCGGGGATCGAGAAACGGATCCAGCTCGACGATGCCGCCATCCCGGTGCTGGCCGATCCGACCCAGCTCGAGCTTGCGGTGCTCAATCTTGCGATCAATGCCCGCGACGCGATGCCCGAAGGCGGTCTGTTGAGCATCACCACGTCGCCGGTGACTGTCAGCGACGATCCCGAGCTGGAGGCGGGCGACTATGTCGAGCTGAGCATCGGCGACACCGGATCGGGCATGCCTGAGGAAGTGGTCGCCCGCGCGTTCGAGCCGTTCTTCACGACCAAGGAAGTGGGCAAGGGCACCGGGCTCGGCCTGTCGATGGTCTATGGCGTCGCGCGCCAGTCGGGCGGCACGGCGCGGATCGAGAGCCGGCCGGGCGAAGGAACCACCGTTCGCCTGTACTTCCGTCATGCCGAGGGTTCGCAGGCGAAGCTGGAAGCGGAAGCGGTCGCCGAGGAAAGCGAGGACCAGGCGGCCGAACCTGCGGCGCGGGTGCTGGTGGTCGACGACGATCCCGACGTCCGCGGCTTCGTCGTCGCGAGCCTTGAGGACCTTGGCTACCAAGTCGCCGAAGCGGCAGATGGCGAGGCGGCGCTGACGGAATACCGGCGCGAAATGCCCGACCTGGTGGTGCTCGATTATCTGATGCCCGGCATGTCGGGGGCCGACGTCGCCCGCGAGATCCGCCAGGCCGCGCCCGAGCAGCGGATCCTGTTCGTGTCAGGCTATAACGAAACCGATGCGATCAGGGCCGCGGCGCCCGGCGCCGCACTGCTTGCCAAGCCGTTCCGGACCGAAGCGCTGGCCGCCTGCGTCCGCAAGGTGCTGAGCGGGGGCTAG